One Bos taurus isolate L1 Dominette 01449 registration number 42190680 breed Hereford chromosome 3, ARS-UCD2.0, whole genome shotgun sequence DNA window includes the following coding sequences:
- the OR9S42 gene encoding olfactory receptor family 9 subfamily S member 42, with product MSPYGNGNLSAMPLQEFVLDGFQTQALLFALFLALYVVAVLGNLTMIVVITLDAHLHSPMYFFLKNLSFVDLCYSSVIYPKALANFLSSSKVITFAGCATQFFFFSMVGTTEAFLLAVMAYDCLVAICSPLCYPISMRPSVCARLVLGTYCGGCVNSILQTSFTFSLQFCSSNHIDHFFCDVPPLLKLACADTTINELVMFGLCGVIIVGTILMILISYGYITVTILKMRSGGGRHKLFSTCGSHLTAVSVYYGTVFVMYAQPGAVESVEQGMVVSVFYTLVIPMLNPLIYSLRNKEVKDALWRLGQKHTAT from the coding sequence ATGTCACCCTATGGAAATGGAAACCTTTCAGCGATGCCTTTGCAGGAGTTTGTACTGGATGGATTTCAGACCCAGGCCCTGCTGTTTGCTCTTTTCCTGGCCCTATACGTGGTGGCTGTCCTGGGGAACCTCACCATGATCGTGGTCATCACCCTGGATGCCCATCTGCACTCCccaatgtacttcttcctcaaGAACCTCTCCTTTGTGGACTTGTGCTACTCATCTGTCATCTACCCCAAAGCCCTGGCCAACTTCCTGTCCTCCTCCAAGGTCATCACCTTTGCAGGATGTGCCACTCAGTTCTTCTTCTTCTCCATGGTGGGCACCACTGAGGCATTCCTCTTGGCCGTGATGGCCTACGACTGCTTAGTGGCCATCTGCAGCCCCCTGTGCTACCCCATCTCCATGCGCCCTTCGGTGTGTGCCCGCTTGGTGTTGGGCACATACTGTGGGGGCTGTGTCAACTCCATTCTTCAGACCAGCTTCACATTCAGCCTCCAATTCTGCAGCTCCAACCACATTGACCACTTCTTCTGTGATGTGCCGCCTCTGCTCAAGCTTGCCTGTGCTGACACTACCATCAATGAGCTGGTCATGTTTGGCCTTTGTGGGGTCATAATTGTGGGCACGATACTCATGATCCTCATCTCCTATGGCTACATCACAGTGACCATCCTGAAGATGCGATCAGGAGGAGGGAGACACAAGCTCTTCTCCACCTGCGGCTCCCACTTGACAGCTGTGTCCGTCTATTATGGGACAGTTTTTGTCATGTATGCCCAGCCAGGAGCTGTGGAGTCTGTGGAGCAGGGCATGGTGGTCTCTGTCTTCTACACTCTGGTCATCCCAATGCTCAACCCCCTCATCTACAGTCTGAGAAACAAGGAGGTGAAGGATGCCCTGTGGAGACTGGGCCAGAAGCACACAGCCACGTGA